Proteins encoded within one genomic window of Dictyoglomus sp.:
- a CDS encoding cyclic 2,3-diphosphoglycerate synthase has product MKKKVIIMGAGGRDFHNFNVLFKDNPLYEVVAFTATQIPGIENRIYPPELAGSLYPNGIPIFSEEKLPELIKEYKVDEVIFSYSDVSYLYVMQKASLIMSLGADFKLIGTETMLRSKKPVVSVSAVRTGAGKSPTTRYIVKILKEMGLKTIVVRHPMPYGNLNKQKVQRFENFSDLDIHECTIEEREEYEPLLREGAIIYAGVDYKEILNEVEKEADVIVWDGGNNDFPFFKPDLFITIVDPYRAGHEISYFPGEINLYLADIIVINKVNTAPKKNIEKIVENIKERNKKAKIVYASLPIKSERDENLKGKKVLVVEDGPTVTHGEMPFGAGYLYAQNMGAEIIDPRPFATGSIKSTYEKYPHIEKVLPALGYNKEQLKELEETIKKIPCDFVVIGTPIDLRSVINFPQRSFRVYYEYKEEGTPNLKDLIKQWWKRD; this is encoded by the coding sequence ATGAAAAAAAAAGTTATTATTATGGGGGCAGGAGGAAGAGATTTCCATAATTTTAATGTTTTATTTAAAGATAATCCTCTCTATGAAGTTGTAGCTTTTACAGCTACTCAAATTCCCGGAATTGAAAATAGAATATATCCTCCCGAACTTGCAGGAAGCTTATATCCTAATGGAATTCCTATTTTTTCGGAAGAAAAACTTCCAGAACTTATTAAAGAATATAAAGTAGACGAGGTTATCTTTTCATATAGTGATGTATCATATTTATATGTTATGCAAAAGGCAAGCCTTATTATGTCTCTTGGTGCAGATTTTAAGTTAATTGGTACAGAGACAATGCTGAGAAGTAAAAAACCTGTAGTAAGTGTATCCGCAGTAAGGACTGGTGCTGGCAAAAGTCCAACCACAAGATATATTGTGAAGATATTAAAGGAAATGGGCTTAAAAACTATAGTAGTAAGACATCCCATGCCATACGGAAATTTAAATAAGCAAAAGGTACAAAGATTTGAAAACTTTAGCGATTTGGATATTCATGAATGTACTATTGAAGAAAGAGAAGAATACGAACCTCTTTTAAGAGAAGGAGCCATTATATATGCTGGAGTAGATTATAAAGAAATTTTAAATGAGGTAGAAAAAGAAGCAGATGTTATTGTATGGGATGGAGGAAATAATGACTTCCCCTTTTTTAAACCTGATCTTTTTATTACCATTGTAGATCCTTATAGAGCTGGACATGAGATATCTTATTTTCCAGGAGAGATAAATCTATATTTGGCGGATATTATTGTAATAAATAAAGTGAATACTGCTCCTAAGAAAAATATTGAGAAAATTGTAGAAAATATAAAGGAAAGAAATAAAAAAGCAAAAATCGTATATGCAAGTTTGCCTATAAAATCTGAAAGAGACGAAAATTTAAAAGGGAAAAAAGTACTGGTGGTAGAGGATGGGCCAACAGTAACCCACGGAGAAATGCCTTTTGGAGCAGGTTATTTATACGCCCAAAATATGGGAGCAGAAATTATAGATCCAAGACCCTTTGCTACAGGTTCTATTAAATCTACTTATGAAAAATATCCCCATATAGAAAAAGTCCTGCCCGCATTGGGGTATAATAAAGAGCAATTGAAGGAATTAGAAGAAACTATTAAGAAAATTCCCTGTGACTTTGTGGTTATAGGAACACCTATAGATTTAAGATCAGTAATTAATTTTCCTCAAAGATCCTTCAGAGTGTATTATGAGTATAAAGAAGAAGGGACTCCTAATTTAAAGGATTTAATAAAACAGTGGTGGAAGAGAGATTAA
- a CDS encoding alpha/beta hydrolase family protein, whose product MVNYDPIKYFEELYTKERIYSFKAQSIEDWKIWREELRSKIKDLLGGFPEKIDLNSEILEKKEFNEYIREKIIFYSHKNIKVVGYLLIPKNLDFPKPAVIAVPGHGYGKDDIVGINIDGTERIIPTGYQKDFALTLVREGFITLAVEQLGFGERRLKEDMNKDKNKSSCRKLFFWGLMLGKPLLGIRVWDLIRAIDYLQERKEVKRDSIGIMGISGGGTTSLFVSALDDRIRATVISGYLNTFKDSILSISHCECNYIPGILNYAEMYDIASLIAPRYLFIEHGIYDNIFPISATKFSLEKIKKVYEFLGFSDNIQWEFFEGGHEIWGNKSIKWLKEKLS is encoded by the coding sequence ATGGTAAATTATGATCCAATAAAATATTTTGAGGAATTATATACGAAGGAAAGAATATATAGTTTTAAAGCTCAGTCCATAGAAGATTGGAAAATATGGAGAGAAGAGCTAAGAAGTAAGATTAAAGATCTTTTGGGAGGATTTCCTGAAAAAATAGACTTAAACAGTGAGATTTTAGAAAAAAAAGAATTCAATGAATATATTAGAGAGAAAATTATATTTTATTCTCATAAGAATATTAAAGTTGTAGGTTATCTTCTTATACCGAAAAACTTAGATTTTCCAAAACCAGCAGTTATTGCAGTTCCTGGACATGGATATGGAAAGGATGATATTGTGGGAATAAATATAGATGGAACTGAAAGAATTATTCCAACAGGCTACCAAAAGGATTTTGCTTTAACCCTTGTCAGAGAGGGATTTATTACCTTGGCTGTGGAACAATTAGGTTTTGGAGAAAGAAGATTAAAAGAGGATATGAATAAAGATAAGAATAAATCTTCATGTAGAAAATTGTTTTTCTGGGGATTAATGCTGGGAAAGCCTCTCTTAGGAATAAGAGTTTGGGATTTAATAAGAGCTATTGATTACTTACAAGAAAGAAAAGAAGTAAAAAGGGATTCTATAGGTATAATGGGGATTTCAGGGGGAGGGACTACTTCTCTTTTTGTATCTGCGCTAGATGATAGGATAAGAGCTACAGTTATAAGTGGCTATTTAAATACCTTTAAAGATAGCATTTTATCTATATCTCATTGTGAGTGTAATTACATACCAGGAATATTAAATTATGCTGAGATGTATGATATAGCATCTCTAATTGCTCCAAGATATCTTTTTATTGAACATGGAATTTATGATAATATTTTTCCAATTTCTGCTACGAAATTTTCTCTAGAAAAGATTAAAAAAGTTTATGAATTTTTGGGATTTTCTGATAATATTCAATGGGAATTCTTTGAGGGTGGACATGAAATTTGGGGTAACAAATCAATCAAATGGTTGAAGGAAAAATTATCCTAA
- a CDS encoding alkaline phosphatase family protein has translation MKKILYIVLDGLGGRPEEILGGKTTLESAYTPFMDSLAKKGQLGLMDPISEGIAPESDAAVLSILGYDVDKYYTGRGPLEAHGADIEVRDGDLAWRANFATVDENTLKILDRRAGRNLTTEEAKALAEEVNNKVKLEGADFIFKATVGHRGVLVIRKKDGKLSANVENIDPGYKRHGPYSIAITNPPTEVQKCIPLDDSFEAKESARLTDEFVMKAFEVLKNSEINKKRKEEGKKPANIILLRDAGDSLPKIPTLKELYGISFGSIVEMPVERGIALLTGMKEIPIEDSSNYKLWAEKVLFALKEFDGVYAHLKGPDVPGHDGLIDKKKESIEKIDAEFFANLLPSLDLDKVVIAVTADHSTPCSLKAHSEDPVPLMIVTSGLPWDGSEYFGESACSKGKLGRIKGKDLLPLLVKIAKG, from the coding sequence ATGAAAAAGATTCTCTACATTGTTCTTGATGGACTTGGTGGAAGACCAGAAGAAATACTTGGAGGAAAAACTACTCTTGAGTCTGCTTATACTCCTTTTATGGATAGTTTAGCAAAAAAAGGACAACTAGGACTTATGGATCCTATTTCTGAGGGCATTGCTCCTGAATCTGATGCAGCAGTATTAAGTATTTTAGGATACGATGTAGACAAATACTATACAGGAAGAGGTCCATTAGAAGCTCATGGAGCGGATATAGAAGTGAGAGATGGGGATCTTGCTTGGAGAGCAAATTTTGCTACTGTAGATGAGAATACATTAAAGATTTTAGATAGAAGGGCAGGAAGAAATTTAACTACCGAAGAAGCAAAGGCTCTTGCAGAAGAAGTTAATAATAAAGTTAAATTGGAGGGTGCGGATTTTATTTTTAAAGCTACAGTAGGGCATAGAGGAGTATTGGTTATTAGGAAGAAAGATGGAAAATTATCTGCTAACGTAGAAAATATAGATCCTGGCTATAAGAGGCATGGACCCTATAGTATTGCTATTACAAATCCCCCTACAGAGGTACAAAAGTGTATCCCCTTAGATGACTCCTTTGAGGCAAAAGAATCTGCAAGATTAACCGATGAATTTGTTATGAAGGCTTTTGAAGTCTTAAAGAACTCAGAAATAAATAAAAAAAGAAAGGAAGAAGGTAAAAAACCCGCAAATATTATTCTTCTAAGGGATGCAGGAGATTCTTTACCTAAAATTCCTACCTTGAAAGAGCTTTATGGAATTTCCTTTGGAAGTATTGTAGAAATGCCAGTAGAAAGGGGTATTGCCCTTCTTACAGGAATGAAAGAAATTCCTATCGAGGATTCTAGTAATTATAAACTTTGGGCAGAAAAGGTCCTTTTTGCCTTGAAAGAGTTTGACGGAGTTTATGCCCATCTTAAAGGTCCTGATGTGCCTGGACATGATGGACTTATTGATAAAAAGAAGGAAAGCATAGAAAAAATAGATGCAGAATTTTTTGCCAATCTACTTCCCAGCTTAGACCTTGATAAAGTAGTGATTGCTGTAACTGCAGACCATTCAACTCCATGCTCTTTAAAGGCTCATTCAGAGGATCCCGTTCCTCTTATGATAGTAACCTCAGGGCTTCCTTGGGATGGTAGTGAATATTTTGGGGAGAGTGCCTGCTCTAAGGGTAAACTTGGAAGGATAAAAGGAAAAGATTTATTACCTCTTCTTGTGAAAATTGCAAAGGGATAA
- a CDS encoding SagB/ThcOx family dehydrogenase, whose protein sequence is MKYLLFFLVFLGLWNIVEGETRIIKLPEPRYKGNISVEEALLRRRSIRIYKDEALSLTEISQILWSAQGITDKRTGFRTAPSAGALYPLEIYLVAGKVKDLEPGVYKYKPETHEIILVLKGDKRNDLYISALRQEWIKNASIVVVISAVFERTTVKYGERGIRYVYMEAGHCSQNIYLQCVSLNLGTVAIGAFYDEEVKRVLNLQKNESPLYLMPIGKI, encoded by the coding sequence ATGAAATACTTGTTATTTTTTTTGGTTTTTTTAGGATTATGGAATATAGTGGAAGGGGAGACAAGAATAATAAAGCTTCCTGAGCCGAGGTATAAAGGTAATATCTCTGTGGAAGAAGCTTTATTAAGGAGAAGATCCATAAGAATTTATAAAGATGAGGCATTAAGTCTTACAGAAATATCCCAGATATTGTGGTCTGCTCAAGGAATTACTGATAAACGAACAGGATTTAGAACTGCTCCCTCTGCTGGTGCTCTTTATCCCTTGGAGATTTATTTAGTTGCAGGGAAGGTAAAGGATTTAGAACCCGGAGTTTATAAATATAAGCCCGAGACTCATGAAATAATATTAGTATTAAAGGGAGATAAGAGAAATGATCTATATATTTCTGCTTTGAGACAGGAATGGATAAAAAATGCCTCTATAGTTGTAGTAATTTCAGCAGTTTTTGAAAGAACTACAGTAAAATATGGAGAGAGGGGAATAAGATATGTGTATATGGAAGCAGGTCATTGTTCTCAAAATATCTATCTTCAATGTGTATCTTTAAATCTTGGAACTGTTGCTATTGGTGCTTTTTATGACGAAGAAGTTAAAAGAGTTCTTAATTTACAAAAGAATGAATCTCCATTATACTTAATGCCTATAGGGAAAATATAA
- a CDS encoding ATP-dependent helicase, with translation MREGIKNFLERLKRELNPEQEKVVLEGDGPCLVLAGPGSGKTRTIVYRVAYLLACGEDPSRIMLLTFTNHAAKEMLNRVVSLVQKNLSIVGGTFHHVGNKFLRKYIKELGIDENYNILDRDDGREIIKDCIEELEKDFNSEILQEIFSYRINTGKSWEEVLQEKAPHLMENLDIIKEIHKMYEANKRKLNVMDYDDLLWFWYKLLLEKEKIRELLDEHFLWVLVDEYQDTNWLQGEIIRLLRQSNKNILVVGDDAQSIYSFRGATLENMLNFPKIFENTKIFHLISNYRSTPEITNLANEIIKNNRNQYHKELKAIPKSGPKPKLVWAYDENEEARFIAEMIREIHKEGTPYKNIGVLFRSNYQSMSLQMELTRKGIPFEVRGGLRFFEQAHIKDMLSLLKILYNPMDQISAQRFFRLFPGIGRTHSKRLAEIIYESKSLERIFLLPMKGRTLDGVREIKRIWDGLRNVPFEKDISGTLSFFFREYYADYLKRYYLDYYERKKDIEQLIILAERYDNLENFLSELSLYTYTGERIIEEEEEKDILVLSTIHQAKGLEWEVVFVMRLVQGEFPNHRSMEKGLEEERRLFYVATTRAKRELFLTTVLTRFNKNLHSFSKPSIFIEEIDRKKLLEEWVVKDIYPTIHS, from the coding sequence ATGAGAGAAGGAATTAAAAATTTTTTAGAAAGACTAAAAAGAGAATTAAATCCTGAACAGGAAAAGGTAGTTTTAGAAGGAGATGGTCCTTGTTTAGTTTTAGCAGGACCAGGATCTGGAAAAACAAGAACTATTGTATATAGAGTCGCTTATCTTTTGGCATGTGGAGAGGATCCATCTCGCATTATGCTTCTTACTTTTACAAATCATGCGGCAAAGGAAATGTTAAATAGAGTTGTTTCTCTTGTCCAAAAAAATCTAAGTATTGTCGGTGGTACCTTTCACCATGTAGGAAATAAATTTTTACGAAAATATATAAAGGAATTAGGAATAGATGAGAATTATAATATCTTAGATAGGGATGATGGTAGAGAAATCATAAAAGATTGCATAGAAGAGTTGGAAAAAGATTTCAATAGTGAGATCCTACAAGAAATTTTTAGCTACAGAATAAACACTGGAAAAAGTTGGGAAGAGGTTCTTCAAGAAAAAGCCCCCCATCTTATGGAAAATTTAGATATTATAAAAGAAATTCATAAGATGTATGAGGCCAATAAGAGAAAATTAAATGTAATGGATTATGATGATCTTCTTTGGTTCTGGTATAAATTATTGCTAGAAAAAGAAAAGATAAGAGAACTTTTAGATGAGCATTTCCTATGGGTTCTTGTGGATGAATATCAAGATACCAATTGGCTTCAAGGAGAGATTATAAGACTTCTTAGACAAAGTAATAAAAATATCTTAGTAGTAGGAGACGACGCCCAGAGTATTTATTCCTTTAGAGGAGCAACTCTTGAAAATATGTTGAATTTTCCTAAAATTTTTGAAAACACAAAAATTTTCCATCTAATAAGCAATTATAGGAGCACTCCTGAGATAACAAATCTTGCTAATGAGATAATAAAGAATAATAGAAATCAATATCATAAGGAATTAAAAGCTATACCAAAATCAGGACCAAAACCTAAACTAGTATGGGCCTATGATGAAAATGAAGAAGCAAGATTTATAGCAGAAATGATTAGAGAAATTCACAAAGAAGGAACACCCTATAAAAATATTGGAGTTCTCTTCAGATCCAACTATCAATCTATGTCCCTTCAAATGGAGTTAACAAGAAAGGGAATTCCCTTTGAGGTAAGGGGAGGATTAAGGTTTTTTGAGCAGGCTCATATCAAAGATATGCTATCCCTTCTTAAGATTTTATATAATCCTATGGACCAGATATCTGCCCAAAGATTCTTTAGATTATTTCCAGGAATTGGAAGAACACATAGTAAAAGATTAGCAGAGATTATTTATGAGAGTAAATCCCTTGAGAGAATATTTTTACTACCTATGAAGGGAAGAACTTTAGATGGAGTAAGAGAAATAAAAAGAATTTGGGATGGTTTAAGAAATGTTCCTTTTGAAAAAGATATTTCGGGAACATTATCTTTCTTTTTCAGAGAATATTATGCTGATTATCTTAAAAGATATTACTTAGATTATTATGAAAGAAAAAAGGATATAGAACAGTTAATTATTTTAGCAGAAAGATACGATAATCTAGAAAATTTCTTAAGCGAATTATCTTTATATACCTATACAGGAGAAAGAATTATAGAAGAGGAAGAAGAAAAAGATATTTTAGTTCTTTCTACTATTCATCAAGCAAAGGGATTAGAATGGGAAGTAGTTTTTGTAATGAGATTAGTTCAAGGAGAATTTCCCAATCACAGAAGTATGGAAAAGGGATTAGAAGAAGAAAGAAGACTTTTTTATGTTGCTACTACAAGGGCAAAAAGAGAACTCTTTTTAACCACAGTTCTTACTCGCTTCAATAAAAATCTTCACTCCTTTTCTAAACCCTCTATCTTTATTGAAGAAATTGACAGGAAAAAATTATTAGAGGAATGGGTAGTAAAAGATATCTACCCTACTATACATTCTTAA
- a CDS encoding metal-sulfur cluster assembly factor — protein MNLKEKIENKLREIIDPEVGLDLVTLNTIENLEVNEDGNVKVVFRPTTPFCPLGVQLALSIKKSLKEIEGVKNVDVEVVDFIYAEQTNELLKNV, from the coding sequence ATGAATTTGAAAGAAAAGATAGAAAATAAATTAAGAGAAATTATTGATCCAGAGGTAGGATTAGATCTCGTTACTTTAAATACCATTGAAAATTTAGAAGTAAATGAGGATGGAAATGTGAAAGTTGTTTTTAGACCAACGACTCCTTTTTGTCCCTTAGGGGTACAACTTGCTTTATCAATTAAAAAGTCCTTAAAAGAAATAGAAGGGGTAAAAAATGTGGATGTAGAAGTAGTTGATTTCATATATGCAGAACAGACTAATGAACTTCTTAAGAATGTATAG
- a CDS encoding response regulator, with the protein MKKILVVDDEPYIRNLVVETLNYLGKYELIEAGTGKEALDLVIKEKPDLVILDIMLPDIDGYTICEQIKENPNLNTSVLILSARCSELDQRIGFGMGADDYLTKPFTIKDLIEKVQNLLEKSP; encoded by the coding sequence ATGAAAAAAATTTTAGTAGTTGATGATGAACCATATATTAGAAATTTAGTTGTTGAAACCTTAAATTATTTAGGAAAATACGAACTTATAGAAGCAGGAACAGGAAAAGAAGCTTTGGACTTAGTAATAAAAGAAAAGCCTGATTTAGTAATTTTAGATATTATGCTTCCTGATATTGATGGCTACACAATCTGCGAACAGATCAAGGAAAATCCAAATCTAAATACCTCAGTATTAATATTATCTGCAAGATGTAGCGAATTAGATCAAAGAATTGGATTTGGTATGGGCGCAGATGATTATTTAACAAAGCCCTTTACTATAAAAGATTTGATTGAAAAAGTACAAAACCTCCTTGAGAAAAGTCCATGA
- a CDS encoding ATP-binding protein, producing the protein MRGIEENIKKEKIISFIRAIFLLTSLILIKLDFIPTFNPNLFDILLIVYSIYILFTTFFPIYSYGFVYRHQIFSAIDTLLIASLVYLTGGVLSSLYLFLLFPIISASLRYDFKTSITSAILVTLIFLYFGIIQEEETILSSVLSRVAELGGLSIILAIFLNYVAKETLKLQLKMKESETFHKITQIINSSLDFDEILFSILDSAIKLLDADGGTIFIKDKETGELIFEKVVGEKAKNLMGKRIKKGEGIVGWVIEKGEGIVIENASHDKRFSPYFDEITGFRTGSIICTPLRIDNEIIGALEIVNNIKKKPFTKYELELAMNFANEASIALNKAILYNAVNTEKERMQKILENIADGLIILDNRKNLKMINPIAQNIFSITSQDLGKNCKETLKCKDLKGNILCVDCPLDKLYSQQIPYLQYEMKIYSQNLKEIILGCNLSAVWDNSKLLDYILAVRDISLSKEIDRLKSEFVANVSHELKTPLTAIKGYSELLLTQKPEEEKFKNYLKIINQEAERLTKLINDLLDLSKLEEGRMEIKREIVDIKNIIKERALFFQSQTTKHSFIFSFPAYPILISGDQDRLTQVFHNLIDNAVKYSPKGGNITLSIQDNIKSVIIEVSDQGEGIAPEHLPYIFDRFYRADSSLIKRKSGTGLGLSIVKSIVEAHKGKISVNSKVGEGTTFILEFPRDFPLTDPITKTIFLPYFFPLVWQSINNAGEKEIPFVLGYIEYEFSDNSLSLREKDIVRQKLAQLLKRFIRPTTDILAHGLGHFYLFVLDFDPLKLQIFIQRLSQALSAFSKIESSIRLKNRLLQFPSIPLPEIKAFLSQSFYGLPQEEIL; encoded by the coding sequence ATGAGAGGTATAGAAGAGAATATTAAAAAAGAAAAAATAATATCCTTTATTAGGGCAATATTTTTACTTACTTCTCTTATTCTTATTAAACTTGATTTCATTCCCACTTTTAATCCTAATTTATTTGACATCCTTCTTATTGTTTATTCCATATATATTCTTTTTACGACCTTCTTCCCTATTTACTCATATGGTTTTGTATATAGACATCAGATTTTTTCTGCTATTGATACTTTACTAATTGCATCTTTAGTATATCTAACAGGAGGAGTATTGAGCAGTTTATACTTATTTCTGCTCTTTCCAATAATCTCTGCATCTTTAAGGTACGATTTTAAAACATCAATAACTTCTGCTATTCTTGTAACATTGATTTTTCTATATTTTGGAATTATTCAGGAAGAGGAAACCATATTAAGTTCTGTATTATCTAGGGTTGCAGAATTAGGAGGACTTTCTATAATCTTAGCCATATTTTTAAATTATGTCGCTAAGGAAACCCTGAAATTACAATTAAAAATGAAGGAATCAGAAACTTTTCATAAAATAACTCAGATTATTAATTCCTCTCTTGATTTTGACGAGATTCTTTTTTCTATATTAGATTCTGCAATAAAACTTTTAGATGCAGATGGGGGAACCATATTTATAAAAGATAAGGAAACAGGAGAGCTGATATTTGAAAAGGTTGTAGGTGAAAAGGCGAAGAATTTGATGGGAAAGAGAATTAAAAAGGGCGAAGGGATAGTAGGATGGGTTATAGAAAAGGGAGAAGGAATTGTTATTGAAAATGCTTCCCATGATAAAAGATTTTCTCCATACTTTGATGAAATCACAGGTTTTAGAACAGGGTCAATTATTTGCACTCCTCTAAGAATTGATAATGAAATAATTGGGGCTTTAGAAATAGTTAATAATATAAAAAAGAAACCCTTCACAAAATATGAATTAGAATTAGCTATGAATTTTGCAAATGAAGCATCTATTGCTCTAAATAAAGCTATATTATACAATGCGGTAAACACTGAAAAGGAAAGAATGCAGAAAATTCTTGAAAATATAGCAGATGGTCTTATTATTCTTGATAATAGAAAAAATTTGAAGATGATAAATCCTATCGCTCAAAACATTTTCTCTATTACATCTCAAGATTTAGGAAAAAACTGCAAAGAAACATTAAAATGCAAAGATTTAAAGGGAAACATATTATGTGTAGACTGCCCGCTGGATAAGTTATATAGTCAACAAATTCCTTATTTACAATACGAGATGAAGATATATTCTCAAAACCTGAAAGAGATTATTCTAGGCTGTAATCTTTCTGCAGTATGGGATAACTCTAAGTTATTAGATTATATTTTAGCAGTAAGAGATATAAGTCTTTCTAAAGAGATAGATAGATTAAAATCTGAATTTGTCGCTAATGTATCCCATGAATTAAAAACTCCTCTTACTGCTATAAAGGGTTATAGTGAGCTTTTACTCACTCAAAAACCAGAAGAAGAAAAATTTAAGAATTATCTCAAAATTATAAATCAAGAAGCAGAGAGGTTAACAAAACTTATAAATGATCTCTTAGATTTATCAAAATTAGAAGAAGGAAGAATGGAAATAAAAAGAGAGATCGTAGATATAAAAAACATAATAAAAGAAAGAGCATTATTTTTCCAATCCCAAACCACAAAGCATAGTTTCATTTTTTCTTTTCCTGCCTATCCCATATTAATCTCGGGAGACCAGGATAGATTAACTCAGGTATTCCACAATCTTATTGATAATGCAGTAAAATATTCTCCAAAAGGCGGAAATATCACCTTGTCTATTCAAGATAATATAAAAAGTGTAATAATTGAGGTATCAGATCAAGGAGAAGGGATTGCTCCTGAACATCTTCCTTATATTTTCGATAGGTTTTATCGAGCGGATAGCTCTCTAATTAAAAGAAAAAGTGGAACAGGATTAGGGCTTTCTATAGTTAAAAGTATTGTTGAAGCTCACAAAGGGAAAATAAGTGTTAATAGTAAGGTAGGAGAAGGAACAACTTTTATTCTTGAATTTCCAAGAGATTTTCCATTAACCGATCCTATAACAAAAACTATATTTCTTCCCTATTTCTTTCCCTTAGTTTGGCAATCTATTAATAATGCAGGAGAAAAAGAAATTCCTTTTGTTTTAGGATATATAGAATATGAATTTTCAGATAATAGTTTAAGTTTAAGGGAAAAAGATATTGTAAGACAGAAATTAGCTCAACTTTTAAAAAGATTCATAAGACCCACCACAGATATACTAGC